Proteins from a single region of Leuconostoc gasicomitatum LMG 18811:
- a CDS encoding ABC transporter ATP-binding protein translates to MLLEVNHLEKIFKTRFSKETTAALRDIDFSVEKGEYIAIMGESGSGKTTLLNILATLEHPTNGTVALNGNNITNIKANDLAKFRREHLGFVFQDFNLLDTLNVRDNIYLPLVLNRKPVQMMKERIGTLAPLLNISELLNKQPFELSGGQKQRVAIARALMTQPDLILGDEPTAALDSKNSDRLLNLFEQINDEGQTILMVTHSSVVASHAKRVLFIKDGMIYHQLYRAERSTSDFNKEINLAMGSVLGGN, encoded by the coding sequence ATGCTATTAGAAGTTAATCATCTTGAAAAAATATTTAAAACGCGGTTTTCAAAAGAAACAACGGCGGCATTGCGCGACATTGATTTTAGTGTTGAGAAAGGTGAGTATATTGCTATTATGGGTGAGTCAGGCAGTGGTAAAACAACACTCCTCAATATTTTAGCGACACTAGAACACCCAACAAATGGTACGGTAGCATTGAATGGTAACAACATTACAAATATTAAAGCCAATGATTTAGCCAAATTTCGTCGTGAACATCTGGGATTTGTATTTCAGGACTTTAATTTGTTAGATACATTAAATGTGCGAGATAACATTTACTTGCCACTCGTGTTAAACCGAAAGCCAGTACAAATGATGAAAGAACGTATTGGTACATTAGCACCGTTGCTTAACATTTCAGAATTATTAAATAAGCAACCTTTTGAATTATCTGGTGGACAAAAACAACGTGTGGCTATTGCGAGAGCTTTGATGACGCAACCTGACTTGATTTTAGGGGATGAACCAACCGCGGCATTAGACTCCAAAAATTCAGATCGCTTGTTAAATTTATTTGAACAGATCAACGATGAAGGCCAAACTATTTTAATGGTGACACATTCAAGTGTTGTTGCCAGTCACGCTAAACGTGTGTTGTTTATTAAAGATGGTATGATTTATCACCAATTATACCGTGCTGAGCGTAGTACATCAGATTTTAACAAGGAAATTAACTTAGCCATGGGCAGTGTTTTAGGAGGTAATTGA
- a CDS encoding metal ABC transporter solute-binding protein — protein MKKIIAIMAVIIIVIVGFAAFKGNSPKQNTAKINIVASTDFYAELAQTVVGNHGTATAIINNPNVSPEDYEPTTAVAKKVSGADIALANGLGYDSWLDKLAQTSKHTQLIRIGENVLKEKSGVNPHLWNNPETMIKTAQYLADKLSKQDPSHKKEYQANAQKYITSLKPVTDLVSQLKKHANNQSVAQTEPVFEYMLTALGYKVMDTDFSEAIEEGNDPSPATLTNLRAAITNHKIAFLVNNKQTTSSTVSTIVNLAKDNNVPVINVTETIPRNEHYVSWKVAELKQIQKITQ, from the coding sequence ATGAAAAAAATAATCGCCATTATGGCAGTTATCATCATTGTCATCGTAGGTTTTGCCGCATTTAAAGGCAATTCACCAAAACAAAATACAGCCAAAATTAATATTGTTGCATCAACTGATTTCTATGCTGAACTTGCCCAAACAGTTGTTGGTAATCATGGCACTGCCACGGCAATTATTAACAATCCTAATGTATCACCTGAAGATTACGAACCAACCACAGCAGTAGCTAAAAAAGTGAGTGGTGCTGACATCGCGCTTGCTAACGGTTTGGGATACGATTCCTGGCTTGACAAGTTGGCCCAAACGTCTAAACATACACAGCTAATCCGCATTGGTGAAAATGTTTTAAAAGAAAAGTCAGGTGTTAATCCCCATCTTTGGAACAATCCAGAAACAATGATAAAAACAGCACAATATTTAGCTGATAAATTATCAAAGCAAGATCCCTCACATAAAAAAGAGTATCAAGCTAATGCTCAAAAATATATCACCAGTTTGAAACCCGTGACAGATTTAGTTAGTCAACTGAAAAAACATGCTAATAACCAATCTGTCGCCCAAACTGAACCTGTCTTTGAATATATGTTAACAGCTTTAGGATACAAAGTAATGGACACTGACTTTTCTGAAGCCATTGAAGAAGGCAACGATCCTTCACCTGCGACACTAACAAACCTCCGTGCAGCGATTACAAACCACAAAATTGCCTTTTTAGTAAATAATAAGCAAACGACAAGTTCAACTGTTTCAACTATTGTTAATCTTGCAAAGGACAATAACGTACCTGTTATTAATGTTACTGAAACCATTCCACGTAATGAACATTATGTCAGCTGGAAAGTTGCAGAGTTGAAACAAATTCAAAAAATAACACAATAA
- a CDS encoding ATP-binding cassette domain-containing protein: MQIKKYSLCYGDRVLAQDFEVDFFNHVVNVLTGANGAGKTTLLDFIAGVGPKQAKGQKINVPKQQNIAYQLQHIHFFPTLSVGQTINMYRQIGNRSLEKSGSTFQTIKRQALDKIWSVKMGQLSGGERQMVLTYGQCLLEKELYIFDEPTSGVDVTNSKVILKMIASLVQEREKLVIMTSHNIEQLADLPVKMINIG; this comes from the coding sequence ATGCAAATAAAAAAATATTCTTTATGTTATGGTGACCGTGTTTTAGCACAAGATTTTGAGGTGGATTTTTTTAATCATGTGGTTAATGTACTCACGGGTGCCAATGGTGCGGGGAAAACGACTTTATTAGATTTCATTGCAGGCGTGGGTCCTAAACAGGCCAAAGGACAAAAAATAAACGTTCCAAAGCAGCAAAATATTGCCTATCAGTTACAGCATATTCACTTTTTTCCGACACTGAGCGTCGGCCAAACGATAAATATGTACCGCCAAATTGGCAATCGTAGCCTAGAAAAGAGTGGATCAACTTTCCAAACGATTAAACGACAAGCTTTAGACAAGATATGGTCCGTTAAAATGGGACAATTATCTGGTGGTGAAAGGCAGATGGTGCTGACTTACGGACAATGTCTGTTGGAAAAAGAACTGTATATTTTTGATGAACCAACCAGTGGGGTTGATGTTACAAATTCAAAAGTGATTCTAAAAATGATTGCATCTTTGGTTCAAGAGCGTGAAAAATTGGTCATCATGACGTCACATAATATAGAACAACTGGCTGATTTACCGGTTAAAATGATTAATATAGGCTAG
- a CDS encoding ABC transporter ATP-binding protein produces MDGKLLEAENVSVDFRIDGQYQTAIHKINISIKHGEVVALVGESGSGKSTFAMSVMGLHNSDQTRVTGSIKLNDNELIGLSERQFDAYRGVSVGMIFQDPLSSLNPLMKIGDQIAEAITVHDKQSKKVKQRVQKLISDVGIVDVQRVSQQYPHELSGGMRQRVMIAIALANEPDLIIADEPTTALDATIQAQILDLIKEIQQKKNAGILLITHDLGVVAEMADTVTVMYAGQIVEQARVADLFNHPKHPYTRSLLRADPSEVNSGDELYAIPGTVPALKDMDHSKDLFLKRIPWLDKAEVEATVDEKLQKVSDEHYVRGNAWQNFEFLEDL; encoded by the coding sequence ATGGATGGTAAATTATTAGAGGCTGAGAATGTATCTGTCGATTTTAGAATAGATGGACAATATCAGACAGCGATTCATAAAATAAACATTTCAATTAAACACGGTGAAGTTGTAGCTTTAGTTGGAGAATCTGGTTCTGGTAAATCAACGTTTGCAATGAGCGTGATGGGATTACATAATTCAGATCAAACGCGAGTAACCGGATCCATTAAGTTGAACGATAATGAGTTGATTGGTTTGAGTGAAAGGCAATTTGATGCATATCGTGGTGTCTCTGTGGGCATGATTTTTCAAGATCCATTATCTAGTTTAAATCCTTTGATGAAAATTGGGGATCAAATAGCTGAAGCCATTACTGTTCATGATAAACAGTCAAAAAAGGTGAAACAACGTGTACAAAAATTAATTTCAGATGTTGGTATTGTTGATGTCCAGCGTGTTTCCCAACAATATCCACATGAGCTTTCAGGCGGTATGCGACAACGTGTTATGATTGCAATTGCGTTAGCTAATGAACCAGATTTGATTATTGCTGATGAACCAACAACCGCCTTGGATGCGACAATTCAAGCGCAAATATTAGATCTAATCAAAGAGATTCAACAAAAAAAGAACGCAGGAATCTTATTAATTACACATGATTTAGGGGTTGTTGCTGAAATGGCTGATACGGTTACCGTCATGTATGCGGGGCAAATTGTTGAGCAGGCTCGCGTGGCAGATCTTTTCAATCATCCAAAACATCCGTACACGCGGTCCTTATTGCGTGCAGATCCATCAGAAGTGAATTCTGGGGACGAATTATATGCTATTCCTGGTACCGTTCCAGCTTTAAAAGATATGGATCATAGTAAAGACTTGTTTTTGAAGCGTATACCTTGGTTAGACAAAGCGGAAGTCGAGGCAACTGTTGATGAAAAATTACAAAAAGTCAGCGATGAACATTATGTACGTGGCAATGCGTGGCAAAATTTTGAATTTTTGGAAGATCTTTAA
- a CDS encoding response regulator transcription factor — protein MQKIFIVEDDTSIVDSLKKVLSSEFSVVSTLNFRAVVQEITEVHADLVLMDITLPYFNGFYWTTELRKISKVPIIFISSANDEMNQVMALSMGADDFVAKPFNLMVLRAKVQALLRRSYNFSASELTFEEYQLVDNQLIGNAGKVELTSTETKILQILFEYGTTVVPKDLLLTKLWENNDFIDANTLHVNMTRLRKKVGIINFDKIHTVRGVGYVLG, from the coding sequence ATGCAAAAAATATTTATTGTCGAAGATGATACAAGTATCGTAGACAGCTTAAAAAAAGTATTATCATCAGAATTCAGCGTTGTTTCAACGCTGAATTTTCGTGCTGTCGTTCAAGAAATTACTGAAGTGCATGCAGACCTTGTACTGATGGACATTACCTTACCTTACTTCAATGGTTTTTATTGGACAACAGAGCTACGTAAAATTAGCAAAGTACCAATTATTTTTATTTCAAGCGCTAATGATGAGATGAACCAAGTCATGGCACTGAGCATGGGGGCTGATGATTTTGTTGCTAAACCATTTAATTTGATGGTCTTGAGAGCAAAAGTGCAAGCATTGTTACGACGTAGCTATAATTTCAGTGCATCTGAATTAACGTTTGAGGAATACCAGTTGGTAGATAATCAATTAATAGGTAACGCAGGAAAAGTTGAGTTAACCAGTACAGAAACTAAAATATTACAAATACTATTTGAATATGGCACAACTGTCGTGCCAAAAGACCTTTTGTTGACTAAATTGTGGGAAAATAACGATTTTATTGACGCGAATACCCTACATGTTAACATGACGCGATTGAGAAAAAAAGTAGGCATAATTAATTTTGATAAAATTCACACAGTACGAGGTGTTGGTTATGTTTTGGGATAA
- a CDS encoding glycerophosphoryl diester phosphodiesterase membrane domain-containing protein, which translates to MQYIRLKIKDSVEFLWHSKSYLKSVFAIHALFIFILLPILGESSQFILKISQINYLSLNNLGTMMRQQPLVFLALISIVILSILLSFFEFAFLLISVYFIQTRQPVSVRQLLVITLRQLRKVGISTGLFFLFYLVLILPLGGVSYSSNLLSKVKIPAFLMDYIFDHRFIVVGAFILVYILLTYIGVRLIFVLPNLILNDLSIGEAIKSSLTITRRKFVTILLKLAAIGFGMLLFSSVSIAGLIGIQKLVEQYSHSYTVVSAAVIMTLLQIIILINIAITTVGMFLVIIDFMSKNNVLSAIKKPDSLFSSAYRKNFANRLSAPLYIVLGIMSAVIVGGYNFDYLKSVDISKPISVSHRGVSEKNGVQNSISAMNRTAQYHPDYVEMDVQLTKDNQFVVFHDFNLKQLTSVNNTPENMNLNALTKLKVHENNQVQPIESFDDYLKAAKAIHQKLLIELKTPNKDNTQLVARFMRKYQKDIQENDYMIQSLNFELIEDVKKIAPTVKAGYILPFNLIGPPISHSDFYTVEFSTVNKHFIQTAHNERKKVFVWTPNDKKSILRMMYFGADGVITDNMPAVGRAMTDANHITYSDKLLYYVAGLG; encoded by the coding sequence ATGCAGTATATTCGCTTAAAGATTAAAGATTCTGTTGAATTTCTATGGCATAGTAAAAGTTATCTAAAGAGCGTGTTTGCTATACACGCTTTGTTTATTTTTATATTGTTACCAATATTGGGGGAATCGAGTCAATTTATTTTAAAGATAAGTCAGATTAACTACTTATCGTTAAATAATTTAGGCACAATGATGCGGCAACAACCCCTCGTATTTCTGGCTTTGATTAGTATTGTTATTTTATCCATTTTATTATCATTTTTTGAATTTGCTTTTTTGTTGATCAGTGTTTACTTTATTCAAACTAGACAACCTGTTAGCGTGCGTCAACTATTAGTGATTACCTTGAGACAACTTCGAAAAGTTGGCATCAGTACTGGTTTGTTTTTCTTGTTTTATCTTGTACTCATATTACCGTTAGGTGGGGTGAGTTATAGTTCGAATCTGCTATCAAAAGTAAAAATCCCGGCATTCCTTATGGATTACATTTTTGATCATCGCTTCATTGTTGTTGGCGCGTTTATTTTAGTATACATTTTACTAACTTATATTGGTGTACGACTAATATTCGTATTACCAAACCTTATATTAAATGATTTGTCGATAGGCGAGGCAATTAAAAGTAGTTTGACGATCACACGTAGAAAATTTGTGACGATACTTCTGAAATTGGCAGCTATTGGGTTTGGGATGCTCCTATTTTCTTCAGTAAGTATTGCTGGCTTAATTGGTATTCAAAAACTAGTGGAACAATATAGTCATTCATATACGGTAGTTAGTGCTGCAGTTATTATGACGCTATTACAAATCATAATTTTGATTAACATAGCAATAACAACTGTGGGGATGTTTCTTGTTATTATTGATTTCATGTCAAAGAACAATGTTTTGTCCGCTATCAAAAAACCTGATAGTTTGTTCAGTAGTGCGTACCGCAAAAATTTTGCAAACCGTTTAAGTGCACCACTTTATATTGTTTTGGGTATCATGAGTGCAGTGATTGTCGGTGGCTATAACTTTGATTATTTGAAATCAGTTGATATTTCTAAGCCAATAAGTGTGTCACATCGAGGTGTTTCTGAGAAAAATGGCGTCCAAAACAGCATTTCTGCAATGAATAGGACGGCACAATATCATCCCGATTACGTGGAGATGGATGTTCAATTAACCAAGGACAATCAGTTTGTCGTTTTCCATGATTTTAATTTAAAACAATTAACTAGTGTGAATAATACACCAGAGAATATGAACTTAAACGCGTTAACCAAACTTAAGGTGCATGAAAATAATCAGGTACAACCCATTGAGTCATTCGATGATTACTTAAAAGCTGCAAAAGCAATCCATCAAAAGCTCTTAATTGAGTTGAAAACGCCAAATAAAGATAATACGCAACTAGTTGCAAGATTCATGCGGAAATATCAAAAAGATATTCAAGAAAATGATTATATGATTCAGTCATTAAATTTTGAGTTAATAGAAGATGTTAAAAAAATTGCACCAACTGTTAAGGCAGGGTATATTTTACCGTTCAACCTCATTGGTCCGCCAATTTCACATTCGGATTTTTATACGGTCGAATTTAGTACTGTGAACAAGCATTTTATTCAAACAGCGCACAATGAAAGAAAAAAAGTATTTGTTTGGACACCAAATGATAAAAAATCAATTTTACGTATGATGTATTTTGGTGCAGACGGCGTTATAACTGACAATATGCCGGCTGTGGGGCGAGCAATGACAGATGCTAACCATATCACATATTCTGATAAGTTACTTTATTATGTTGCAGGTTTAGGATGA
- a CDS encoding MarR family winged helix-turn-helix transcriptional regulator: MSESDNIIQELNTFVQTYAANSEVIRTATTQQINATQAHLLMLLQSQSATNTVLADTMKLTKPAITKAIKNLTTHGYVTSSKDATDKRSIHYSLTPEGVKLALQHEQLHQNLHHDISATVSDFTSEQQATIMTFLKHINHLKDNHS, from the coding sequence ATGTCAGAATCCGACAATATTATTCAAGAACTCAACACATTTGTCCAAACGTACGCGGCAAATTCTGAGGTTATTCGCACAGCTACAACACAGCAAATTAATGCCACACAAGCACATTTACTGATGCTATTACAATCACAAAGCGCCACCAATACCGTGCTTGCTGACACAATGAAGCTCACAAAACCAGCAATTACCAAGGCCATTAAGAATTTGACCACGCATGGCTACGTAACATCAAGCAAAGATGCCACCGATAAACGTAGTATCCATTATTCTTTAACCCCTGAAGGTGTTAAACTTGCTTTGCAGCATGAGCAATTACATCAGAACTTGCATCACGATATTAGTGCGACCGTTTCAGATTTCACATCCGAACAACAAGCAACAATTATGACATTTCTTAAACACATTAATCATTTAAAGGATAATCACTCATGA
- a CDS encoding sensor histidine kinase yields the protein MFWDKYLKRRAGLFLTIIIGFTLFLLTFSLWQLPMIPLLNASLLFLLIFSVYTIIDYQKFYKYQQQLSNLKIDNAQLTAKLSAQLQRDKDFMDIMRVWTHQMKVPLASIDLVAQTQLPELQKQTFALENYLTILLEYLRVQNTATDFRFDVVNVRELVNTIIKKYAPQFIHKELQVTIVGEASIKTDPKWLTVAIEQIINNAVKYTEIGGVTIHITDQQLMIVDSGIGILASDLPRLFSHGFTGYNGRLDKKSSGLGLYLTKLVLDKLSFDILITSEIGTGTTVIIHF from the coding sequence ATGTTTTGGGATAAGTATTTAAAGCGGCGAGCTGGTTTGTTTTTGACGATTATTATCGGTTTCACTTTATTTTTATTGACTTTTTCTCTGTGGCAGTTACCGATGATTCCATTGCTTAATGCGAGTTTATTATTTTTATTAATATTTAGTGTTTACACGATAATTGACTATCAAAAATTTTATAAATATCAGCAACAATTATCCAATTTAAAGATAGATAATGCGCAGTTAACAGCAAAACTATCAGCGCAATTACAGCGTGATAAAGATTTTATGGATATCATGCGTGTATGGACCCATCAAATGAAAGTGCCATTGGCTAGTATAGATTTGGTTGCGCAGACACAATTACCAGAACTTCAAAAACAAACATTTGCGCTCGAAAATTATTTGACTATTTTACTCGAGTATCTTCGTGTTCAAAATACTGCTACCGACTTTCGTTTTGATGTTGTGAATGTGCGCGAGTTAGTTAATACGATTATTAAGAAATATGCACCCCAATTTATTCATAAAGAATTGCAGGTAACAATTGTTGGTGAAGCGAGTATTAAAACAGATCCTAAATGGTTAACTGTAGCTATTGAACAAATTATTAATAACGCCGTGAAATATACAGAAATAGGTGGTGTGACGATTCACATAACAGACCAACAATTAATGATTGTGGATAGTGGTATAGGAATTTTGGCATCAGATTTACCGCGTTTATTTTCACATGGTTTTACTGGATACAATGGTCGTTTAGATAAGAAATCAAGTGGATTAGGGTTGTATTTAACAAAGTTAGTTTTGGACAAATTATCATTTGATATTTTAATAACATCCGAAATAGGGACTGGTACCACGGTAATAATTCATTTTTAA
- a CDS encoding FtsX-like permease family protein, translating to MFYLKLAQRNIRKSFKNFAPFLLATMMMFVLNFILASIALSPQLDKLGIKSVSVVLIIGQIILIPFSIGIEIYAYRFLLKKRSREFGLYDILGLGKAQIIVVALLELLFLLLATVTLGTISGVILSKFLFLVFIALIGGNYFNLTFSTLSFTIPIIVALVAFILLAVIGTWTIHHHSSLSLLHSESQGEREPKSRGFLAFLGVLLLVVGYYMAITVKIGPMIVTTFAVAVLFVIVGTYLFYVAFTIWYLKRQKRGRRYYQPEKFITTNALLYRMKQNAIGLGNITILVTMAIVTLVTTVMLQTGLKQNMMVNMPFTTELSAMNTGDTHVGNVSEEQFKSILSQTEKSHKLV from the coding sequence ATGTTTTATCTGAAATTAGCGCAACGTAATATTCGAAAATCATTCAAAAATTTTGCACCATTTTTACTGGCAACAATGATGATGTTTGTTTTGAATTTTATTTTAGCATCAATTGCTCTTTCACCACAGTTAGATAAGTTAGGGATTAAGTCAGTATCTGTCGTTCTAATTATTGGTCAAATCATACTCATTCCTTTTTCAATTGGTATTGAAATTTATGCTTACCGTTTTTTGTTAAAGAAAAGATCACGAGAGTTTGGCTTGTATGATATTTTGGGGCTTGGTAAAGCTCAAATTATAGTTGTTGCATTACTTGAACTGTTATTCTTGTTGCTAGCAACAGTAACACTTGGTACAATTTCCGGCGTTATTTTATCAAAGTTTTTATTTTTAGTTTTTATCGCTTTAATTGGTGGTAATTATTTCAATTTAACGTTTTCGACATTAAGTTTTACTATACCAATCATAGTTGCTTTAGTTGCTTTTATCTTGTTAGCGGTTATTGGTACTTGGACGATTCATCATCATTCTAGTTTGTCGTTACTGCATTCGGAAAGTCAAGGTGAACGTGAACCAAAATCACGAGGATTCTTAGCATTTTTAGGCGTTTTATTATTAGTTGTTGGTTACTATATGGCAATAACAGTTAAGATAGGACCAATGATTGTGACTACATTTGCTGTCGCGGTTTTATTCGTTATTGTTGGGACTTATCTGTTTTATGTGGCGTTTACCATTTGGTATTTAAAACGCCAAAAGCGTGGTCGACGTTACTATCAACCAGAAAAATTTATAACAACAAATGCCTTACTGTATCGCATGAAACAAAATGCAATCGGATTGGGAAACATTACGATCTTAGTTACAATGGCAATTGTAACGTTAGTGACAACGGTTATGTTACAAACTGGATTAAAGCAAAACATGATGGTAAACATGCCATTTACGACTGAGCTTAGCGCTATGAATACAGGAGATACTCATGTTGGCAATGTGTCGGAGGAACAATTTAAAAGTATTTTGTCCCAGACTGAAAAAAGTCACAAGTTAGTTTGA
- a CDS encoding FtsX-like permease family protein, whose product MKNGVQYVDYGTSMMILPSGKHVTINHLTDNYNKAGIAVVQVVSRDTLIKLGNKLPKLAPNDVLIHNYSGHFNAETINWFGQLLRVKGQTTDVKNYPTQSSIGNSMMIVAQNDAQAERLYQRIKFDANSYTIPRRTLIINLSKRDSKQVAKAFKAEGKSNVSPISTFAVDRFARLHEAQAYTGGFLFIGFTLGLTFIIGAALIIYYKQIAEGEQDKEAFRILQEVGLSKKEVSQTINSQIRLLFFMPIVVAIVHFAGAYMMVSKIINAFGITNKTLMLSVSGGVILLIAVLYYIIYKMTSRSYVNIVQRHV is encoded by the coding sequence TTGAAAAACGGTGTTCAATATGTTGATTATGGCACATCAATGATGATATTACCCAGCGGTAAACATGTCACTATTAATCATTTGACAGATAATTATAATAAGGCTGGAATAGCAGTGGTACAGGTTGTTTCTCGTGATACATTAATTAAGTTGGGCAACAAACTACCAAAATTAGCACCAAATGATGTATTAATTCATAATTATTCTGGTCATTTTAATGCAGAGACAATCAATTGGTTTGGTCAATTATTGCGCGTTAAAGGGCAAACAACAGACGTCAAAAACTACCCAACGCAAAGTAGTATCGGGAACAGTATGATGATTGTGGCCCAAAATGATGCACAAGCCGAGCGGTTATATCAGCGTATTAAGTTTGATGCGAATAGTTACACGATTCCACGACGTACCTTAATAATCAATTTGAGCAAAAGAGACAGCAAGCAGGTTGCTAAGGCATTTAAAGCAGAAGGTAAAAGTAACGTATCGCCAATATCAACATTTGCCGTTGATCGATTTGCGCGATTGCATGAGGCACAGGCGTATACAGGTGGTTTCTTATTTATCGGTTTCACACTGGGACTCACATTTATAATCGGTGCGGCGCTAATCATTTATTATAAACAAATTGCTGAAGGTGAACAGGATAAGGAAGCGTTCCGTATACTACAGGAAGTCGGTTTATCTAAAAAAGAAGTATCGCAAACAATTAATAGTCAAATCCGTTTGTTATTTTTCATGCCAATTGTGGTGGCTATCGTTCACTTTGCAGGTGCTTATATGATGGTTTCTAAAATTATTAATGCCTTTGGTATTACGAATAAAACATTGATGCTATCTGTTAGTGGTGGCGTTATTCTATTGATTGCAGTATTGTACTATATTATTTATAAAATGACTTCACGTAGTTATGTTAACATCGTGCAACGTCACGTATAA
- a CDS encoding ATP-binding cassette domain-containing protein, whose amino-acid sequence MSELVRIENLKVYYPIRTGFFNRVTDNIKAVDNISFTIESGQTYGLVGESGSGKTTIGKSLVGLEDPTSGKILFEGHEVTTNRQKKAINYNKDVQMVFQDSQSSLNPRKTIGEIIAEPLKNFGVPNVIGAGYDGERSFDQTKINERVLALLKIVGLPAQTVAQYPFQFSGGQRQRIGVARALATNPRLIVADEPVSALDLSVQAQVLNFMKKIQREYGISFLFISHDLGVVKYMTDNIAIMHNGRFVEMGTTNDIFNDAQHIYTKRLLSAIPSLDVSKRDEKRAYRKRIESEFTQNKGAYYQQDGLRDRAYDLEPITKTHYVALKKEGA is encoded by the coding sequence ATGAGTGAGTTAGTCCGAATAGAAAATTTAAAAGTGTATTATCCAATACGAACAGGTTTTTTTAACCGTGTAACAGACAATATCAAAGCAGTAGATAATATTTCATTCACAATTGAATCAGGTCAGACTTATGGTCTTGTTGGTGAATCTGGTTCTGGTAAAACAACTATTGGAAAATCGCTAGTTGGACTTGAAGACCCTACTAGTGGAAAAATTTTATTCGAAGGTCATGAAGTGACAACGAATAGACAAAAAAAGGCTATAAATTATAACAAAGACGTACAGATGGTTTTCCAAGATAGTCAGTCAAGTTTGAATCCAAGAAAAACAATTGGTGAAATCATTGCTGAACCACTTAAAAATTTTGGCGTGCCCAATGTTATTGGCGCAGGCTATGATGGGGAAAGGTCATTTGATCAAACAAAAATTAATGAACGTGTTTTAGCGCTATTAAAAATTGTTGGGTTACCTGCTCAGACAGTAGCACAATATCCATTTCAGTTTTCGGGTGGGCAGCGACAACGTATAGGCGTTGCTCGTGCATTGGCAACAAATCCGCGGTTAATTGTTGCTGATGAACCTGTATCAGCATTAGATTTATCAGTTCAAGCACAAGTATTGAATTTTATGAAAAAAATCCAACGAGAATATGGCATTAGTTTCTTATTTATTTCTCATGATTTAGGTGTGGTGAAGTACATGACTGATAACATTGCAATTATGCATAATGGTCGTTTTGTCGAAATGGGCACGACAAATGACATTTTTAATGATGCGCAGCATATTTATACCAAACGATTATTATCTGCGATACCAAGTTTAGATGTCAGTAAACGTGACGAAAAGCGAGCTTATCGTAAACGAATTGAGTCTGAATTTACACAAAATAAAGGTGCTTATTACCAACAAGATGGTCTGAGAGATCGTGCATATGATTTAGAACCGATTACAAAAACTCACTACGTGGCACTTAAGAAAGAGGGAGCATAA